Within Haliaeetus albicilla chromosome 29, bHalAlb1.1, whole genome shotgun sequence, the genomic segment GGTTGGTTGAGGGGTTGGTTGGTTGATGAGTTGGTTGGATCATGGGAGGGTTGGTTAGTTGATGGGTTGGACCACGGACGGGTTGGTTGGTTGaggggttggttggttggttgatGAGTTGGTTGGATCACGGGTGGGTTGGTTAGTTGACGGGTTGGTTGGATCATGGGTGGGTTGGTGAGTTGATGGGTTGGACCATGGACAGGTTGGTTGGTTGAGGGGTTGGTTGGTTGATGGGTTGGTTGTATCACGGGTGGGGTGGTTAGTTGATGGGTTGGACCACAGACAGGTTGGTTAGTTGATGGGTTGGTTGGATCATGGGTGGGTTGGTTGATGGGTTGGTTGGATCATGGGTGGGTTGGTTAGTTGATGGGTTGGACCATGGACAGGTTCGTTGGTTGAGGGGTTGGTTGGTTGCTGGGTTGGTTGGATCACgggtgggttggttggttgatGGATTGGTTGGATCATGGGTGAGTTGGTTGGTTGATTGGCTGGACCACAGACAGGTGGGTTGGTTGAGGGGCCGGTGGGTTGGTTGGCCCAGGGGTTCAGGGgttgggtgggtggggggtggttCGTGGTTGGGTGTTGGCCGTCGGCCATTGGTTTTCAGGCTATtgcccgcccccccgccccgaatGAGacaacaggagagaaaaggaaaaaccaaaaaagagctttttaataataattaaaaaaaaaccaacaacaagtGAGGGAGAGCCGGGGGGGCCTCGCACGGGGGTCGGGGGGAGCAGCTTCACAGGGGGGCGGGCAGCGCGGACCCCGTCCCCAGGGCCACCGTCCCTCCGTGCAGGAGCCCCGAGGCCACCGTCCTTCCACGTCCCCAGCCGCAGGGCCACCATCCCTCCCCGCTGAGCACCAGGGCCACCATCTCTCCACGTCCCCAAACCCATGGCCACCATCCCTCTATGACAAGACCCCGGACCACCGTCTTGCCACGTCCCCAACCCCAGGACCACCATCCCTCCACGACGAGCTCCAGGGCCACCATCTCCCGTGTCACCAACCCCAGGGTCACCGTCTCTCAGGACCAGCTCCATGCATGAGCCCTGAAGCCACCGTCCTTCCATGTCCCTGACCCCAGGGCCACCACCCCTCCGTGATGGGCCCCGGAGCCACCATCCCTCCACGACGAGCTCCAGGGCCACCATCCCTCCACGACCCCAAGCCCAGAGCCACCATCTTGCCATGACGGGCCCTGGAGCCACCATCTCCCCACGATGAGCTCCAGGGCCACCATCCCTCCACGTCCCCAACCCCAGAACCACCATCTTGCCATGATGGGCCCTGGAGCCACCATCCTTCTATGTCTCCAACCCCAGGGCCACCACCCCTCCATGATGGGCCCTGGAGCCACCATCCCTCCACAACAAGCCACGGGACCACCATCCTTCCATATCTCCAACCCCAGGGCCACCACCCCTCCATGATGGGCCCTGGAGCCACCATCTCCCCACGATGAGCTCCAGGGCCACCATCCCTCAACGTCCCCAACCCCAGAGCCACCATCTTGCCATGATGGGCCCTGGAGCCACCATCTCCCTACGATAAGCTCCAGGGCCGCCATCCCTCAACGTCCCCAACCCCAGAACCACCATCTTGCCGCGATGAGCCCTGGAGCCACCATCCCTCCACGATGATTTCCAGGGCCACCATCCTTCCACGTCTCCAACCCCAGGGTCACCACCCCTCCATGATGGGCCCTGGAGCCACCATCTCCCTACGATGAGCTCCAGGGCCACCATCCCTCAACATCCCCAACCCCGGAACCACCATCCCTCCATGATGGGCCCTGGAGACACCATCCTTCTATGTCTCCAACCCCAGGGCCACCACCCCTCCATGATGGGCCCTGGAGCCACCATCCCTCCACAACAAGCCGCGGGACCACCATCCTTCCACATCTCCAACCCCAGGGCCACCACCCCTCCATGATGGGCCCTGGAGCCACCATCTCCCCACGATGAGCTCCAGGGCCACCATCCCTCCACGTCCCCAACCCCAGAGCCACCATCTTGCCATGATGGGCCCTGGAGCCACCATCCTTCTATGTCTCCAACCCCAGGGCCACCACCCCTCCATGATGGGCCCTGGAGCCACCATCTCCCTACGATGAGCTCCAGGGCCACCATCCCTCAACGTCCCCAACCCCAGAGCCACCATCTTGCCATGATGGGCCCTGGAGCCACCATCCTTCTATGTCTCCAACCCCAGGGCCACCACCCCTCCATGATGGGCCCTGGAGCCACCATCCCTCCACAACAAGCCGCGGGACCACCATCCTTCCACATCTCCAACCCCAGGGCCACCACCCCTCCATGATGGGCCCTGGAGCCACCATCTCCCCACGATGAGCTCCAGGGCCACCATCCCTCCACGTCCCCAACCCCAGAGCCACCATCCCTCCACGACGAGCTCCACGGCCACCATCCCTCCATGATGAGCTCCAGGGCCACCATCCCTCCACGTCCCCAACCCAGAGCCACCATCCCTCCACGACGAGCTCCACGGCCACCATCCCTCCATGATGAGCTCCAGGGCCACCATCCCTCCACGTCCCCAACCCCAGAGCCACCATCCCTCCACGACGAGCTCCACGGCCACCATCCCTCCATGATGAGCTCCAGGGCCACCATCCCTCCACGTCCCCAACCCCAGAGCCACCATCCCTCCACGACGAGCTCCATGGCCACCATCCCTCCATGATGAGCTCCAGGGCCACCATCCCTCCACGTCCCCAACCCCAGAGCCACCATCCCTCCACGACGAGCTCCACGGCCACCATCCCTCCATGATGAGCTCCAGGGCCACCATCCCTCCACGTCCCCAACCCCAGAGCCACCATCCCTCCACGACGAGCTCCACGGCCACCATCCCTCCATGATGAGCTCCAGGGCCACCATCCCTCCACGTCCCCAACCCCAGAGCCACCATCCCTCCACGACGAGCTCCACGGCCACCATCCCTCCATGATGAGCTCCAGGGCCACCATCCCTCCACGTCCCCAACCCCAGAGCCACCATCTTGCCATGACGGGCCCTGGAGCCACCATCCCTCCACGACGAGCTCCACGGCCACCATCCCTCCATGATGAGCTCCAGGGCCACCATCCCTCCACGTCCCCAACCCCAGAGCCACCATCTCGCCGCGATGAGCCCCAGACCCACCATCCTTCCACGACGAGCTCCAGGGCCACCACCCCTCCGTGCAGAAGCCCCGAGCCCACCACCCTTCCACGAGCCCcacatccaccacctctccccGTCCCATTCcactccccccccgcccccctccccaaatcaccccccccccctccgccgccatCACGGCGCAGGCGGCCGGGGCAGATGCTTGCGCCTGACGTGCCGTTGGAGGGTGTTCCTCTCCCCGAAACGCATGTGGCAGTGGGGACACTGGAAGGGTCGTTCCCCCGTGTGCACCCGTTGGTGGTGGGCCAGCTCCCCCGAGTCCCGAAAACGTCGGGGGCAAAGGGGGCAGGCGTGGGGCTTGCGGCCGGCGTGGGTGTATTTGTGACGTTCCAGGTGGGACGTTCTCTTGAAGGCTTTGCCGCAGGCGCGGCAGACGTGGGGCTTGTGCTCCGAGTGGGTGATGCTGTGACGCTGCAGGTAGGAGAGGTACTCGAAGGAACGGCCGCAAACCGGGCAGGAGAAAGCGCGGCGGAGGGTCCCGGGACCCCCGGGTTCGGCCACCAGCACCGTATAGGGTAACCCTTGGTTGTCGATCAGAAGGTAACGACCCCCCGACGGGGGGCTGGACCCACGGCgagaggtggaggaggaagaggacggAGGGTCCGCGGGGGGCGGcgaggggggcggcggcggcggcggggtggggggcggcggcggcggggggtggCTGGAGGTCTCGGTGCGGCTGTGGGGAGAGGACGGGGGGttagcggggagggggggggtctcGGGTGCTGGGGTTCCTGGCAGTGGGGTTGGGAGATATGGGGGTCCTCAGGGATGTGGGGAAGATCTGGGGGGTCCCAGACGCCTGGGTcccgtggggtggggggataCGGGGGTCCTGAGTGCCTGGGTTCCCAGGAATGGGGGGGGGATATGGGGGTCCCAAGtgcctgggtcccctggggtggggggatacgggggtccccaggggggtcccagacgcctgggtcccctggggtggggggatacGGGGGTCTCGAGTGCCTGTGTTCCcaggaatgggggggggggagagataTAGGGGTCCCCAGGGATGTGGGGCAGATCTGGGGGGTCCCAGACGCCTGGGtcccatggggtggggggatacGGGGGTCCTGAGTGCCTGGGTTCCcaggaatggggggggggatatggggGTCCCAGGTGCCTGGGAGTCCCCAGGGATGTGGGGCAGATCTGGGGgtcccagatgcctgggtcccctgggctggggggatACGGGGGTCCCGAGTGCCTGGGTTCCCAGGAATGGGGGCGGGGGATATGGGGGTCCCAAGTGCCTGGGTcccgtggggtggggggataCGGGGGTCCCCAGGGATGTGGGGCAGATCTGGGGGGTCCCAGACGCCTGGGtcccatggggtggggggatacGGGGGTCCTGAGTGCCTGGGTTCCCAGGAATGGGGGGGGGATATGGGGGTCCCAGGTGCCTGGGAGTCCCCAGGGATGTGGGGCAGATCTGGGGGTCCCAGATGCCTGGGttcctggggatggggggataTGGGGGTCCCGAGtgcctgggtcccctggggtggggggatacgggggtccccaggggggtcccagacgcctgggtcccctggggtggggggatacGGGGGTCTCGAGTGCCTGTGTTCCcaggaatggggggggggaaagatataggggtccccaggggtggggggcagatCTGGGGGTCCCAGATGCCTGGGTTCCTGGGGTGGGGGGNNNNNNNNNNNNNNNNNNNNNNNNNNNNNNNNNNNNNNNNNNNNNNNNNNNNNNNNNNNNNNNNNNNNNNNNNNNNNNNNNNNNNNNNNNNNNNNNNNNNNNNNNNNNNNNNNNNNNNNNNNNNNNNNNNNNNNNNNNNNNNNNNNNNNNNNNNNNNNNNNNNNNNNNNNNNNNNNNNNNNNNNNNNNNNNNNNNNNNNNTGCCAGACAGGAGCCCCCCAGAACCAGCTTGACCCCCCCCAACTTGCTCCCCCAGTGGGacagggccccccccccggacccccgcTTATTCCCCACACAGaggtgggaccccccccacgcTCCCATACCAGGGtaagaccccccccccaaaccagcctgACCTCCCCCCGCACTCCCGCAGGGGgacaggaccccccccaaaccccccccccaggatgggaccccccaaaaccagcctgACCCCCCCACGTGCCCCCCCGGTGGGGTGAGACCCCCCCAGACGCCCCCTGtggcccccctgccccccccagggctcAAGCTGAGGGGGGTCCTGCCCCCCACCATGGGGGTCCCCCCCGTCcctcctgtgcccccccccagctgagggaaaaaccaggaaaaggagaaaaaaacgaaaaaagggggaaaaaaaccaccaaaaaaaaaaggaaaaagaggcggGAAAACGgtgaataaatggaaaaaaacgCCGAGATTTGGGCAAAGTGCGGCGCTTCTGCCTGGCTGCTTGGGGGGCAGgggtcacggggtcgggggtcagGGGTCACGGGACCCTCCCGGTGTCACCGCGGGCGCGTGTCCCCCGCGGGGCCCGTGTGACCCCGCCTCCCCGTAACGACACTTCCGCTCCCCGCCGGAAGTGCTCTCTCGGCCAGGGGGCGGGGAAGGAGCCGAAGTGGAGCCGAGCGGCGGCGGAAACTGCCGAAGGGGCGAcccgcggggcggggccagcccgcCGGAAGTCGCCTGGGCGGAAGCGGAAGCGCGGCCGAGGTGGCGGCCGGACGGTACCGAGCCGTGCAGGGAGGCTCTCCCAGCCCTCACCGGGAAGGGCGGAGGCGGCGGGAccccgccggggcggcgggaCGCGGTTGTTCCTTCCCGTTCCGGTGCCGAggcgcggagcggcggccggAAGTCAGTGAGGTCCCCCGCCGGAAGTGGCGTACAGCGTGGCGGAAGAAACCTGAGGAGAGCCGAGCTCTTCCGGAAAGAAGCGTAGCGGGGAGAGCCGAGCGCCGCCGGAAAGCGCCGAGCGCCGCCGGAACGAGCCGAGCGCCGCCGGAAAGGGCCGAGCGCCGCCGGAACGGGCCGAGCGCCGCCGGAACGAGCCGAGCGCCGCCGGAAAGGGCCGAGCGCCGCCGGAACGAGCCGAGCGGTGCCGGAACGGGCCGAGCGTCGCCGGAAAGGGCCGAGCGTCGCCCGAGGAGCCCCGAGCGGCGGCCGGAAGCTGCCGAGCGCGGGGCCGGAAGTGGCCGAGCGTTGCCGAGCGGGGGGACGGTGCCGCCGCGGCCTGCGCGGGGGTCGGAGCCGGGAacggggccggggccgaggcCGAACCGGGAACCGGGAGCGGGACCGGGACTGgagccggggccgccgccgccatgtCGGACTTCGACGAGTTCGAGCGGCAGCTCAACGAGAACAAACAAGGTACCGGCGGGGGCGGCGCCCCGCCCCcaccgcgccgccgccgcccctcccccACCCGCCGCCGGGACCGCCCCGCCCCCACCCGggccttggggggggggccccTGCCCCCCCTTTGGGGTATAACCCCCCTATGGGGTGctccctggggcgggggggggggctgcctcGGTCCCCTGCGGGGGCTGCACCCCCCATCGCCCCCATTGGGGgtctctgccccccccaccccgggtcCTCCCTTTGAGGGGGGGCTCCCCCCCCC encodes:
- the LOC138682613 gene encoding zinc finger protein 581-like, which codes for MAAAAPAPVPVPLPVPGFFRHAVRHFRRGTSLTSGRRSAPRHRNGKEQPRPAAPAGSRRLRPSRRTETSSHPPPPPPPTPPPPPPPSPPPADPPSSSSSTSRRGSSPPSGGRYLLIDNQGLPYTVLVAEPGGPGTLRRAFSCPVCGRSFEYLSYLQRHSITHSEHKPHVCRACGKAFKRTSHLERHKYTHAGRKPHACPLCPRRFRDSGELAHHQRVHTGERPFQCPHCHMRFGERNTLQRHVRRKHLPRPPAP